AGATAGTTGTGACGATAATGGCATTCTTCCTCCCAACCATTGAGGTACAATTCCTTTTTTGTTTTCAGATTTTCTTACAGTAACGGTCATCTCTCTGATCCGGAGAAATTCTACGCTGATTCCCGAAAACCAAAAAATATCTTCGGGCTTTAATCGGCTGATAAAGGATTCTTCTATGGATCCAAGATATTTGCCATGCTGAAATTTCACTCTTAAACTTGCATCTGATACAATTGTTCCCATGCTTAACCGATGCCTCATAGCAATTTTTCTTTCCTTGACTTTAAAAATCCCATCTTCAATTTCGACTTTTTTGAATTCATCATATGCAAGTAAAGATGCGCTTCCTCTTGTAATATATCCTAAGATCCATTCCCATTCTGTTCGTTCAAGAAACTGGAAAGAATAAACATTTTTAATTTCGTCAAACAGTTCAGCTTCTTTGAAGCCGTCGCCGGTTGCCAAAGTAACAAGCCACTGTGCTAATACATCAAAAGCATTCATGACCGGCACGCGCGATTCAATTAATTTATGAATGACTCCTTCACGCAAGGCTACAGCTTCGATCAGTTCCAGTGAGTGTGTTGGAGTGAAATAAATAATACTCGGTTGTCCGGGCTGATGACCGCTTCTGCCTGCACGCTGAATGAAACGTGATACACTCTTCGGACTTCCGACTTGTATCACACATTCGACCGGACGAAAATCTACACCGAGATCAAGACTGGAAGTACAGATCACCAGTTGCAATTTACCTGTATGCAAAGCTTCTTCAACCCAGTTTCTCATTTCTCTGTCAATGGATCCATGATGTAAAGCCATGATACCTGCGAAGTCCGGATATTTTTCAAGAATGGTACGATACCAGATCTCTGTCTGCGAACGGGTATTTGTAAAAAGCAGAGTAGTCTTGTAATTTTTTACAACAGCAACAACTTTGTCGATTAAATTAATCCCAAGATGTCCGGCCCATGGTAATGTTTCTACTTTATCAGGAAGAATACTGACAATAGAAATTTTCTTTTCTTCATTCGCTCTAATGATTATTTTATTAGATACAGGATAATTCATTCCTAACAAAACATCCGATGCTTGTTCCAGATTTCCGATGGTTGCGGAAATCCCCCAGATCTGGAACTGAAGTTTTTTAAGTCGTGAAAGCGCAAGTTCAGTTTGTGTCCCTCGTTTACTTCCCAGAAGTTCATGCCATTCATCAGCAACAACAACTTTCAGGTTTGCAAATATTTTTTGCGTTTCTTTTTGCGTAAACAGCAAATGCAGACTTTCGGGAGTAATGATCAACGCTTCAGGCATCAGTTTTTTCTGACTCGCTTTTTCTTTTTGTGCAGTGTCGCCGGTTCGGATTCCGATTTTCCATGGCATCCCAATCTGATCGCATGCATCCTGTAAATTTCTCTGAATGTCTTTTGCTAATGCTCTCAATGGAGTAATCCAGATAACTTGTAATCCTTTTTGTTCTGCCTTGGGAAGTTTTTGCCATTCATCAAAATATTTAACCATGATCGGAAACCACAGTGCATAGGTTTTCCCGCTTCCGGTTGGTGCATTGAGGATTCCACTTTTACCTTCTATGAATGCATCAAGAGTTTCTTTCTGGAAGTTTGCCATCTTCCATTTTTTCTCCCGAAGCCACTTTTTTATTCTTTCTTCTCCGGTGAGATTCATAAAATTTCTGCTTGCTTCAAAAGTGTCTGTAGATTTTCAAGGGTGTCCGCTTCTTCAGCAGGCTTATCTTTTCTCCATCTTAAGATTCTGGGAAATCGAACTGCTATTCCTGATTTATGTCGTGACGATGCATTGATTCCTTCAAATCCGATTTCAAAAACCAGTTCAGCCTTTACTGTTCTGACCGGACCAAATTTCTCTAAAGTATTTTGTTTAATAAATCTGTCGACCTGAGTGATCTCTTCATCTGTTAATCCTGAATAAGCTTTAGCAAAGGGCACAAGTTTATTTTCTGACCACACAGCAAAGGTGTAATCGGTGTAAAGTTCAGCTCGGCGGCCATGACCTTTTTGTGCATAGATTAAAACTGCATCGACAGACAATGGATCGATCTTCCATTTCCACCAATCGCCTTTTTTTCTGCCTGTCTGATAAGTTGCGGATTTTCGTTTGATCATGAATCCTTCCGCTGCATTCAGTCGTGATTGGCTATGTAATTCTTTTAATTCATTCCAATGTGAAAATTGCAGTAACGGTGAAAGATGAAAATACTTTGCATCTTTTTTATCTGTATGTAATTGCTCTAACAATTGTCTTCTCTCAGATTGCGGCAATGTTCTGACATCTTTATGTTCTGATTCAAGGATGTCGTAAACAATAAAAGCAACCGGAGCATCAGCCATGATTTTCTTTGTAATATTTTTTCTTCCGATCCTCGTTTGAAGTAAATTGAAAGGAAGTGGACGATCATCAGCATATGAAACAATTTCTCCATCTAAGACTGTTCCATTTTCAAGAGTGTCTTTGAGAAAATGCAACTCCGGAAATTTGTCTGTTGCAAGTTCTTCACCTCTTGTCCAGATAAATAATTCGTCATTTCTTTTAATGATCTGTGATCGTATCCCATCCCATTTCCATTCTGCAGTCCATTCATTGGCATTTCCTAATTCTTCCGGACCATTTTCAATTGGGTATGCTAAATAATATGGATATGGTCGTGAAAAATCAATCATGGTCTCATCACCTGTTAATTCTGAAAATGTGACAGACTGCGGATCCCAGTTTCCCATAAGTTTATGAGAGATCATTCCGGGCTCTACATTTGCCAGGTCAGCCAAGGCACGAACGATCAATGTTTGTGAAACACCGATCCTGAAACTTCCCATGATCACTTTGTTAAAAACAAAAATTTCGTATCGGGTAAGTTCTTTCCAGCTTTGTTTAATGAACTCTTTCTTTTCTTCGTCTGATTTATTTTTGATTGATAAAAGCAATTCAAACCAATATGCTAATGAGTTTGAATTTTTTGTTTCTGTGTATTGCGGGATTATCAATGAAACCGTTTCACCCAGATCACCGACTGAATTATAACTTTCTGCAAAAAGCCATTCCGGAATTCCGGATTCTTCTTTTGCACATTCTCTTAAAAGCGCACTTTTGATTTTGAAAGAAGGTCTTCTGCCGGTGAATAGAGCTAATGCCCAGATCTTATCTTTTTCATCTGCTGTTTCGAAATAACTTTTTATTGCAACAAGTTTTTCAATCGTCTTATTGGTGCGGTCTAAGGAAAGGAATAAATTTGCAAAATCTCTCATACGTTTTCCTGAAACTGTTCCTGATCTTTTTCTTCTGTTGAACCATACATTGTTGACACTTCTGCAGCAGTGATTCCATTTTCATTCAGCCATTTTGAAAAAACGTCTGTTGACCCATGGGTAACGAAAACACTTTCAGCACCACATTCTTTTACTGCTTTGTTTAATTCATTCCAGTCTGCATGATCACTTAAAATAAATCCTCTGTCGATTGCTCTTCTGTTCTTTGCGCCTCTTACTGCCATCCATCCTGAACAGTATCCGATACTATAAGGTGTAAATTTTTTCAGCCATGGTGTATTATCTGCCGAAGGTGGAGCAACTACAAGGGACTTTTGAAAAAGTTTTTTGTCCATTTCTTTTGTTACAAGAGTGAGTTCAGGTAAATTGTATCCGGCTTTGCGCAAAGTTTCATTTACAGTATAAATAGCACCGTGTGCATAGATTGGTTCATCGGGTAAATTCAGATTGTGAAGAATTCGTTGCATTTTGCCTAGTGAGTATCCCATCAGAATACTTGTCTTGCCATTGGATTTATTCAAAGAAATCCATTCTTCTATTTCACTGAATACCTCTTGTTGTGGCTTCCATTTATAAATTGGTAAGCCAAACGTTGACTCGGTGATGAAAGTATTGCAACGAACACTTTCAAATGGCATGCAGAATTTGTCGTCTTCAAGTTTATAATCGCCCGAAGCAACCCATACATCACCTTTGTGTTCAACGCGGATCTGTGCGGACCCGATGATATGTCCTGCCGGATGTAGTGTGATCTTGACTCCATTGATAAAAATCGGTTCATTATATTCAACAGTTTGCAGGGAAATATCTGCACCCAGCCGTAATCGGAGAATTGGTTCACTTTCTCTATGGGCTAAGTAATGTTTGCATCCACTCCGTGCATGGTCACTATGCGCATGTGTAATGATTGCCCTGTCGACAGGTTGCCATGGATCAATGTGAATGTCGGCTGCTGCACAGTAAATACTTTTTCCTGTAAATTGTAATAAAGACATGATCTGAGTAATGCAAATAGTGTAGCATTATTAAAGTGTCATAGAATTAACAATTGAAAGTGAAAAAAGTTGTTTTTTGGGGGAATTAATTACTCAAGGTTTCTGGATTTTTGTAGATTTGCATTTCTAATTTATATTTGAGAGGTTATTGTAAAATCGTTAAGCATGATAAAAATTCCTGTAAGAAAAACAATTCCGATTTTCTTTTTGATTTTGTTGATCGCTTTTTCGAATCAACTGATTGGTTCTGAAAAATCAAAAACAATAATAATAAAGACTGCAATTTATTGTGATCATTGCAAAGAGTGTGAAAGTTGTGGTGGAAAGATTCAACGCGATCTGTCATTTGACAAAGGAATATTACAAGTAGATCTTGATGAAAAAGAGATGACAATTACTGTGAAATACAATCCTTCTAAAACAAATCCTGATGAAATCCGAAAAAGGATTTCAATGTATGGCTTCGATGCAGATTCAGTAAAGGCAGACGCCGGTGCAGTGGCTAAACTGGATGATTGTTGTTTAAAGAAGTAGAATTCTCTATCATAGTATTTAGCTTGAACTTTCCCTGATAATTTCATGATCCTTAAAGATGTTTTAGTTATGCAAATGAATAGATTTATCTTTTTATTTTTTGGACTGGCTATACCTGTCCTGATTAATTTTAATATTTGCTTTTCGCAGACACCTGGTTGGGAATGGGCAAAATCTCTTGATGTTCCGCAAGGAGTAAATTATTCTTCTTCCGGCAGAGTAATTAAATCAGATGCAATGGATAATTTATATGTGTCCGGTAATTTTTATGGAACCATTGACTTTGATCCGGGACCTGATACATCATATCTCACATCAATTGGAGAGTTTGATGTTTTTATTGCTAAATATGATCAGTCAGGAAATTTTGTCTGGGTAAAATCAATCGCTTATTCAGGAATTAACTATATCGATTGTTTGTCATTTGATTTCGATGCTTCTGATAATATTTATCTCACTGGTTATTTTCGCGGCAGAATTGACTTTGATCCTGACACGACTACCTATACAATGTTTTCCGCTATTCAGGATATGTATATTTTAAAAATGGATTCGTCCGGTAGTTATAAATGGGCAAAACAAATAAGTGGCAATGGTCAATTTAGTGAAGCAAAATCAATTGCAATTGACGCTGCAAGTAACATTTATTTAACAGGGAATTTTGAAGGAACATGTGATTTTGATCCCGGGACAGGAATTTATAATTTAACTTCATCTTCAAGTTATAATTCATTCATTTTGAAAATCGATTCATCCGGATCGTTTATCTGGGCAAAGTCTTTCGATGGTACTGCTAGTGTCAGTTCAGGCAAATCTGTTTCTATTGATGATTCGGGTAACGTATATACCTCTGGAGTATTTTTTAATACTATAGATTTCGACCCTGGTCAGCTATCATTTCCTTTAACATCATTAGGAAATTCTGATATTTTTATTTCAAAGTTAGATTCTGCCGGAAATTTTATCTGGGCAAAATCAGTTGGTGGTACTAACCTTGATGAGAATACAGATATGGTCACAGATGCATATGGGAATATTTATCTGACTGGTTATTTTATGGGAGTTTCTGATTTTGATCCCGGACCAGTCGTGTATAATCTTACCTCTGCAGGTAGTCAGGATCTTTTTGTCCTGAAATTAAATGCACTTGGAAATTTTCAATGGGCAAATGGGATTGGCGGCACTTTTCCGGACAAAGGAATGTCGATAGAAGTTGACAATATCGGTTGTGTTTATACTACCGGATTTTTTATAGGTTCTGTAGATTTTGATTATGGTCCTGGCAATTATGTTATTTCAGGTTCTCCTTCTGCACCTGATTTTTTTGTATTAAAACTTCTTCCCGGAGGAAATTTTGATTGGGTAAAATCATCTTCAGGTAGTGCAGCAGCAGTTGGGAATGATTTAAATTTAAATTCTTCAAACCTTATAAATTTACTTGCTGAGTTTTCCGGTACTTCATTAATTTTAGATGCCTATACGCTGAATAATGCATTTGCAAATGGAAATATAATGTTTCTTGCACAACTTAATAACACTACCGGAGTTGACTTTATTTCAGAAAATAAATCTGTTCTGATTTATCCAAATCCTGCTGACAAATTTATAAACATCAATGTCCCCGATAGTAATAAACCTTCTGTTGTTAGAATTTATAATTTGACAGGAAAAATAATTTTCGAATCAATATGCAATTCCGGCTCTTTTAATTTAGAAATTTCTGATCTTACTTCAGGTATTTACATCATTGAAATAGAAGTCGATTTTAAGAAAATACAAAAGAAACTTGTTGTTAATTAATAGTCGTTTATTATTTGAAGTTTTAATTTTCGGAGCAATTGAACTGAAATTGTAGCTAATTAGTGTCAGTTTTTTTTATGCATGTTATATCAATCATTAGAATATCAATATTTTTCTTAATAATTTGTTAAAAGCTCTTAAGTTCTATTGAAAATCGGAAAAGAGTAATTACTTTACCGTTATAAAATTCAACACGATGAACAGAAAACTACTACTGGTCGGGATTGCTTCATTAGCAATTGCTATACCTGTAACCTTAAATTCTATGACAACTGATTCGGAACTATCGTCACCTGTCGAAGAAACTGCGAAGACAGAAAATATTCTCACACCAAAATGGACGGGAAATTATGGTGGTATTCCGCCACTCGATAAAGTAAAAGTTGCCGACTTCAAGCCGGCACTTGAAATGGCAATGAATGAAAAATTAGCTGAGATAGAAAAGATCGCTAACAATCCTGAGCCAGCTTCATTTGAAAACACTATTGCTGCATTAGAACGTAGCGGACAAATGTACGACCGGGTTATAACGATGTTTGGTATCTGGAGTACTTCTATGAACGATGAAGATTTTCAAAAAGTAGATACAGAAATGGCTCCTAAGCTTTCTGAATTTGATGATAAGATCGTTCAGAATGAAAAATTATTTAAACGAATTGAACAGGTTTACAATACAAGAGAAACCGGTAATCTGACTCCTGAGCAACAACGTTTAGTATGGAGCGATTATACATACTTTGTTAGTGCAGGAGCTAAACTTTCCGGTGATGCGAAACAAAAAATGTCGAAGATCAATCAGGATCTTGCATCATTGTTTACAAAGTTCGGACAAAATCTTTTAGCTGATGAGTCGAATGGAATGGTAGAAATAAAATCAGAAGCAGATCTTGCAGGATTATCTCCTTCAATGAAAAACGGATATGCTAATGCAGCCAAAGACAGAAAACTGGATGGATCATGGGTGATCTCAAATACACGTTCATCTGTTGAACCATTTTTAACTTATTCAGAAAATCGTGCTTTGCGTGAAAAGGTATGGCAGATGTTTGTTAACCGTGGTGACAATGGAGATGATCATGATAACAATAAAATTATCACACAGATATTAAACCTGAGAAAAGAACGCGCAAAACTTCTGGGATTTAAAAATCACGCAGAGTGGAGATTGCAGAACTCAATGGCAAAAACACCGCAGAAGGCTATGGAACTGATGGAGTCAGTATGGCCTGCAGCTATTGCAAGAGTGAAAGAAGAAGTAGCAGATATGCAGGCAATGGCTGATAAAGAAGGAGCGAAGATAAAGATCGAGCCATGGGATTATCGTTTTTATGCAGAGAAAGTCCGTAAAGAAAAATACGATCTCGATCAGAATGAAGTAAAGGAATATTTGCAATTAGAAAAATTACGCGAAGGAATGTTCTGGGTAGCGGGAGAGTTGTTTAATTTTTCATTCACACCATTAAGTAACATTCCTGTATATCATGCTGACGTAAAAGTCTGGGAAGTAAAAGACAAAACATCAGGAAAACATATCGGTCTATGGTACTTTGATCCGTATGCAAGAAAAGGAAAACGCTCAGGTGCATGGATGAATGCATACAGAAATCAGAAGCGAATGGAAGGAAATATTACAACGATCGTTTCCAATAATTCTAATTTCATAAAAGGAAATGCAAACGAACCTGTATTGATCTCTTGGGATGATGCAAGTACTTTGTTCCATGAATTCGGTCATGCATTACACGGTCTTGCATCGAATGTAACCTACCCGACATTGTCAGGAACAAATGTAGTTCGTGATTACGTTGAGTTTCCATCGCAATTACTGGAGCATTGGTTAGGTACTCCGGAAGTTCTGAACAAATTCGCTATCCATTACAAAACCGGAACACCAATTCCGAAAGCACTTGTTGATCGCATTGAAAAAGCATCGACATTCAACGAAGGTTTTGCAACAACAGAATTTTTATCAAGTGCGTTGGTCGATATGAAACTTCACACAAGTGATCAGGACAATATCGATCCCGATAAATTTGAAAAAGACATGCTGAAAGAACTGAACATGCCGTCAGAAATTGTAATGCGTCACCGCACACCACAATTTGCGCACATCTTCAGTTCAGATTCATACTCTGCAGGATATTACAGTTACCTATGGGCTGATGTATTAACAGCAGATGCCTACAGTGCATTCACCGAAGCCGGCGGACCGTACGACAAAGCAGTTGCAGCAAGTCTGAACAAAAACATTTTCTCAGTTGGAAATACAATTGATCCTGAAATAGGGTTCAAAACTTTCAGAGGAAGAAATGCGGATACGAAGGCATTGATGAAGAAGAGAGGGTTTCCTGTGAAATAATTTTGTCAATTTTGATCTTATGGTTTTAAATAAAAACGCGCTTCAAATTGGAGCGCGTTTTTTTTGGCGAGATTGATATTCATGTCTGTCTTCTCATAAGATACGTAAAAAAAGAAGTTTGAGAAAAGGCCTGAATAGTCTTATAGAAATAACTGCAAATATTTTCTTTAGTTAACTTTACCTGACTCCAGACATCAATCACCACCGTTAATTCTGCATTGGCGGAAATTTGATAGTTATGAATTAATTTAATATTTAGTTTTCCAATTGTTAAGTGAGAAATTTTATCTATTGTCATTGTAAGTTTAATTGAATTCCGGCTCTAACTTCACCTATGAAAAAAAGATACTATCTTTTAAAAACTTCCATTGGTATATTCTTTCTCATAAGTTTAGTGAGTTTAACTAATCCGGTATTGCCGCCGGTTCCTTATGATTATGAGAGTCTGAATCTGCCTTCTCATATGAGCGCATTTGATGTTACATCGCAAGATAATACACCCTCAAACAACCCGATATCGGATGACGGCGCTACACTGGGAAGAGTATTATTCTATGATAAAAATTTAAGTCGTAACAATACAGTCTCCTGCGGGTCATGTCATCAACAGGAACATGCTTTTTCCGATACATCATCGATGAGTGTTGGATTTCATGGTGACTTTACCCGCAGAAATTCCATGTCATTGGTGAATAGCAGATGGTTTTCCGGAGGACAAATGTTCTGGGATACCAGAGGAAACACATTAGAACAAGCAGTGTTAATGCCAATTCAGGATACAATTGAAATGGGGTTAACTCTTTTGCAACTTGTGCAGGTCGTTCAGCAACAACCATATTATTCGCAATTATTTTCTAATGCATTTGGCGACACTGCGGTCACGACATTAAGAATCGGACAGGCTTTAGCACAATTTGTCCGTAGTATTATCAGTTATTCAAGTAAGTATGATATTGGAAGGGCTCAGGAGTTTTCCCCAACTAATCCTTTTTCGAATTTCACACCAGGTGAAAATGAAGGGAAGCAAATTTTCTTTTCGACTTCTGATTTTGGCGGCGGTGATTGTTTTGTTTGCCATAGAACAGATGCGTTTACAGGGGGACCGTTATTGACAAACAATGGACTTGATGCTATTTCTACAATTGATTCAGGAGCATTTGAAGTAACTGGAAGTCTGGGAGACATTGGTAAATTCAAAACACCAACTTTACGCAATATAGCATTGACCGCTCCATATATGCACGACGGTCGATTTAATTCACTTTTTCAGGTTATCGATTTTTATAGCACAAATATTCAATTGCACAGGAATTTGACTGCGGGTTTAATAGTTGCGGACAGCATAACCGGTGCATTAAGTCCAAAACGTTTTGACTTTACTCCGTCGCAAATTATGGCTCTGGTGGATTTTTTAAATACACTTTCTGATTATTCTATCCTGACAGAAGTAAAATGGAGTGATCCTTTTATAATTCCAACCTCAGTTCCTGACGTGAATGAACTTCAACTCGCAATCTATCCGAATCCATGTGCAAATTATTTTTCTGTGTATGCTGACGGAATACTCCAGGACAGAATTGTTGATTTAGAAATAACTGATGTAAAAGGGAAAACGCTGTTTTCTCAAAAAGTTTTTTTAACCGAAAAGAAATTAATTTCTATTTCAGATTTTCCTGACGGGGTTTATTTTGTAATAATAAAAATAGATGGAAAAAGGGTTACAAAGAAACTAGTGAAAGGATTTTAATCCGAAAAATGCAAATTGATCTGGTCAGGTCGTAAAAACTTTATCTTCTAAACAGATCACACCAACAAATAACAAACAACTAGATTCTCTTTTCGTAAATTTCAGGATTATTTAGTGTTATTAAGAAAATCAATTCATTTAAAAAAATCATTTCATAGTTTTATGAAAATTTCTTTTGTAAGTTTATAGGTGGGAATGTAAAAGTCCGGAAAGTAATTTCAAGTAAAACTTTATATGAAGAAGGATTTTAACTATTATGGTGGCATTTTGATTGTATCAAAATAATTTTTTATATTGATCAAATGTTAGTTGCTTGCAAATATTTAAATCATGAAAAAAAATCTGTTGTTGCTCATTTTATTTTTTGTTATTAAATCAAACCTCTATTCACAGTGGAGTGGTTTAACCCGTCAATCCGACTCTGTTTTTGAAATTGTCTTCTCAAAATATGGTGAATATGGTACTAGTGATTACCAAATGAGTGCTGAAAAAAGGTTGATGCCAAATTTTGATATAGATCGAATAAGTAAAATCTCCACTATTACAAGCGAGATGACTTTCGAGGATAGTATTTATTATTGGAAATGGGATTCTACTGCTTCATTTATATATGATCAAAAAACTGTTGACATTATTGTCGATACAATTAATTACAATATAACCGCTGTAAAGAAATTATGGAATGGTGTTTCATGGGACAATTCTTCTAGATCGAATTATAATTACGATTCACTTTGGAGAGTAACCCGTGTCCAAATCGATATATGGAGTAACGGAACATGGATTGAAAATTCGCTCGAACTTAAAACCTACGATACTTTTGGAAATAGAGTTTCTTTAATAACACAAAATTGGGATGGTACTTCTTGGGTAAGTGCTACCAAACGCAATAGTTATTTTGACTCTGTAAACGTACCTCTTGGTGACTTATATCAAGTGTGGCAAAACAATGCCTGGGAAAACGACACAAGGACAAGTAGAGGCTATGATGCAAATGGTAATATGATTAGTTTTCTTTCTGAGGTATGGGATAATACAACTTGGATCAATCGATTTTTAGATTCCCTGACTTATTCTCCTACTGATAAATTGTTAACTAGAACCACTTCCGTATGGTCAACTAACGTATGGGAATATTCATGGAGCAATAATTTTTCTTATGATATAAATGGAATTTTGATGAGCGAGACCAGTGATACCTGGTGGAATGGTTCATGGTTTGATAATTGGCGTAAATACTATGTCTTTGATTCGAGGGGTAATTTGACGGATGATTTAATGCAGTATTGGCAGAATAATGCATGGGAAAATTTTAGACGTTCAAGAATGGAATATGATTCTTTGAATAATCGAACCTATTTAGCAGCAGAACGATGGGATACAACTACTTGGGTAAATTCTTATGAATCGAAGCAGTATTTTGACGGTAACGATTTTCTTTATTCAGGCCGTCAAACACAATGGAATTTAGCGGGTAATCAAATTATCTCAAGCGATAGTAGCTATTCCTATACTCATTCTTTAGTTTCTGTTAATGATATTGATTCAAAAAAATCATTTGCAAACATATTTCCGAATCCATGTAATGAACAACTATATATTGAAAGTGAGATTCCAATTGAAAGGATTGAATTTTTTAGTATTCAAGGTGAAAATATTATGACCTTTCAGTCAATAGATACGGCTAAGATCTCACTTGACTTCTCGCATTATCCTTCTGGTCTATATTTGATAAGAATTAGCTCAAAGGATAGGATTATGTGGAAAAAAATTATTATTCAATAAGAGACCGGACTCGATCCGATGTCCGCCGCGGCGGATATGAGCCGATCAATGTGGTAGTTGTTTAATAAAGTCTCTACCGACACCAGTCTTCAACCATTTTTCTAATTTCATGGCGTCAGATTTATTCGTGAACTCTTTTGTGAAAATTACTTTCCACGGTCTGTACTTTGTAGTCCAGTCTTTATTTCCAAGTTCCTGGTGAGACAACAATCTTTTCTGGAAGTCTGAAGTAGATCCAGTGTAGTGTTTATTGAATTTTTCAGAATAGAGGACGTAAGTTGTAAATAAATTGTTTTCCATATCTTCAACAAAGGAAGTGGATTCTTTTTAATCTGTAGCTAAGTGATGCCTGCCGAATATGCAATTACATACATTCATTAAGGTTGTTTTATTAAAGAAAAATTTATGCTAAAAAAAAGTCCTTGAATTTCTTCAAGGACTTTTTTTTTGTTACTAAGGACTGGACTTTAATTGAAGCTTGTTGCAGATACCTCTATCTTCAAAAAAAGAAAGCCGATTCAACTGAATCGGCTTTTCCTTTAGGTAGCGGGGGCCGGACTCGAACCGATGTCCGCCGTGGCGGATATGAGACCATCAATCTGAATTGTAGAAGTAAATTTTTTAAAAAAATATTTAAGCGTTTTTCATTTCTTTCATAAAATAAGAAAGCCGACTCCCTCGAATCGGCTTTACATCTAGGTAGCGGGGGCCGGACTCGAACCGATGTCCGCCTCTTCGGCGGATAAGAGCAATATATCAATGCTATGAATTTATAACCCCGACCCGAGCCGCCCTTGGGGAAGAGCACATCAACATTTATTTTAGCAAAAAATCCTTGAATTTCTTCAAGGACTTTCTCTAGGTAGTCCGCCACTTCGGCGGAGACTCGAACCGATGTCCGCCTCTT
The sequence above is drawn from the Bacteroidota bacterium genome and encodes:
- a CDS encoding T9SS type A sorting domain-containing protein, which produces MNRFIFLFFGLAIPVLINFNICFSQTPGWEWAKSLDVPQGVNYSSSGRVIKSDAMDNLYVSGNFYGTIDFDPGPDTSYLTSIGEFDVFIAKYDQSGNFVWVKSIAYSGINYIDCLSFDFDASDNIYLTGYFRGRIDFDPDTTTYTMFSAIQDMYILKMDSSGSYKWAKQISGNGQFSEAKSIAIDAASNIYLTGNFEGTCDFDPGTGIYNLTSSSSYNSFILKIDSSGSFIWAKSFDGTASVSSGKSVSIDDSGNVYTSGVFFNTIDFDPGQLSFPLTSLGNSDIFISKLDSAGNFIWAKSVGGTNLDENTDMVTDAYGNIYLTGYFMGVSDFDPGPVVYNLTSAGSQDLFVLKLNALGNFQWANGIGGTFPDKGMSIEVDNIGCVYTTGFFIGSVDFDYGPGNYVISGSPSAPDFFVLKLLPGGNFDWVKSSSGSAAAVGNDLNLNSSNLINLLAEFSGTSLILDAYTLNNAFANGNIMFLAQLNNTTGVDFISENKSVLIYPNPADKFININVPDSNKPSVVRIYNLTGKIIFESICNSGSFNLEISDLTSGIYIIEIEVDFKKIQKKLVVN
- a CDS encoding ATP-dependent DNA ligase; protein product: MRDFANLFLSLDRTNKTIEKLVAIKSYFETADEKDKIWALALFTGRRPSFKIKSALLRECAKEESGIPEWLFAESYNSVGDLGETVSLIIPQYTETKNSNSLAYWFELLLSIKNKSDEEKKEFIKQSWKELTRYEIFVFNKVIMGSFRIGVSQTLIVRALADLANVEPGMISHKLMGNWDPQSVTFSELTGDETMIDFSRPYPYYLAYPIENGPEELGNANEWTAEWKWDGIRSQIIKRNDELFIWTRGEELATDKFPELHFLKDTLENGTVLDGEIVSYADDRPLPFNLLQTRIGRKNITKKIMADAPVAFIVYDILESEHKDVRTLPQSERRQLLEQLHTDKKDAKYFHLSPLLQFSHWNELKELHSQSRLNAAEGFMIKRKSATYQTGRKKGDWWKWKIDPLSVDAVLIYAQKGHGRRAELYTDYTFAVWSENKLVPFAKAYSGLTDEEITQVDRFIKQNTLEKFGPVRTVKAELVFEIGFEGINASSRHKSGIAVRFPRILRWRKDKPAEEADTLENLQTLLKQAEIL
- a CDS encoding cation transporter; the encoded protein is MIKIPVRKTIPIFFLILLIAFSNQLIGSEKSKTIIIKTAIYCDHCKECESCGGKIQRDLSFDKGILQVDLDEKEMTITVKYNPSKTNPDEIRKRISMYGFDADSVKADAGAVAKLDDCCLKK
- a CDS encoding ligase-associated DNA damage response DEXH box helicase; translation: MNLTGEERIKKWLREKKWKMANFQKETLDAFIEGKSGILNAPTGSGKTYALWFPIMVKYFDEWQKLPKAEQKGLQVIWITPLRALAKDIQRNLQDACDQIGMPWKIGIRTGDTAQKEKASQKKLMPEALIITPESLHLLFTQKETQKIFANLKVVVADEWHELLGSKRGTQTELALSRLKKLQFQIWGISATIGNLEQASDVLLGMNYPVSNKIIIRANEEKKISIVSILPDKVETLPWAGHLGINLIDKVVAVVKNYKTTLLFTNTRSQTEIWYRTILEKYPDFAGIMALHHGSIDREMRNWVEEALHTGKLQLVICTSSLDLGVDFRPVECVIQVGSPKSVSRFIQRAGRSGHQPGQPSIIYFTPTHSLELIEAVALREGVIHKLIESRVPVMNAFDVLAQWLVTLATGDGFKEAELFDEIKNVYSFQFLERTEWEWILGYITRGSASLLAYDEFKKVEIEDGIFKVKERKIAMRHRLSMGTIVSDASLRVKFQHGKYLGSIEESFISRLKPEDIFWFSGISVEFLRIREMTVTVRKSENKKGIVPQWLGGRMPLSSQLSAYIREILSDVKENKRNEPEILKIEPLLKVQQERSSIPSESEFLIEMIKSREGYHIFFFPFEGRLVHEGMAALLAYRISLFHKISFSIAMNDYGFELLSDTFIDIKELLEENDLFTTLGLLDDIQKSMNSTEMAKRKFREIASISGMVFNGFPGKQVKTKHLQASSSLLYEVLRDYEKNNLFIRQAYQEVLDFQLEEQRLRRALERISSQNYIFQNPEKPSPFAFPILVDRLREQLTSEKLEDRVKKMIRQYGGDS
- a CDS encoding ligase-associated DNA damage response exonuclease, yielding MSLLQFTGKSIYCAAADIHIDPWQPVDRAIITHAHSDHARSGCKHYLAHRESEPILRLRLGADISLQTVEYNEPIFINGVKITLHPAGHIIGSAQIRVEHKGDVWVASGDYKLEDDKFCMPFESVRCNTFITESTFGLPIYKWKPQQEVFSEIEEWISLNKSNGKTSILMGYSLGKMQRILHNLNLPDEPIYAHGAIYTVNETLRKAGYNLPELTLVTKEMDKKLFQKSLVVAPPSADNTPWLKKFTPYSIGYCSGWMAVRGAKNRRAIDRGFILSDHADWNELNKAVKECGAESVFVTHGSTDVFSKWLNENGITAAEVSTMYGSTEEKDQEQFQENV